From one Anoplolepis gracilipes chromosome 8, ASM4749672v1, whole genome shotgun sequence genomic stretch:
- the Wde gene encoding uncharacterized protein Wde isoform X1, with amino-acid sequence MEKAETEVAHNSESSSTISCIDRIDIELSKEITIDTTDNELSKEREDELLFGAEEEGDDEDVLSDDSLRLRLSDDEDVEQEDNITNSTNITEFKLQNKKTEYVDDTTTEKQLCSDIQQINEKTDKPDNEKLEQNSAIKAPQNSALSLDDTSENKQIQNNIYNSKKSDMTVSASNEKCTFNSKKDVKITVTSTECSNAASEQHIVLKNDNLCIKNHIQTNNLQNAESITHISNNLNEIISDHKEMNITNTSELNKLDNIDSKSPIIDSSKVNNSEELPTLAIVSNSNDDNLSNKVVDNVLNDDDHSVKLFVKITNNQDVDLIISGNFDDLSRKNLVEHKDRNSEHEDIKQSKNASKIQPIEKETNNLLIQNQNNSLSIKDSKEVINEDHDINKPVMQVISNNSTSTLQNILLEPINIEKSDNEDKSINTTKRKRSRKIINIKEECGEEGKQENKEGGRQKRRTARNAEEIIRKKYLNSDSDSNDSDTEQFVTVNYKSNQDIHPASLSSLKRNCSDNEIFNGIKKVKMSTDSEEKNDIPKLAFVEKFFQRDAKEKLPKLKQEELEELLIQKIAETITMRSELGQLREQARISEKYQEVMRTKLQQLTKQVKDFETVISRNSLERRSNPDKPVAPIKINRSVGLQVNFITEHGIQSLRQVQQTSHVKPANTPNNISSSTAELNNNSTRRSGIKTRSPRPVVTTSTSTIAQSSIQTAPLISTVTPAALVVAKPLESSHTLTLSSQPPGLQQILPPPQQQIQPQPQQAIVLNGKIQNPINRPTVITSKPKNSDLIDLTDEEEKNKSVNVKGTTITTTSIFEHQLNAPKYTQSFQRVIQTIPTNVAITTQAASIKVITPTQPPALVSNINPPRLAYVMQSSAGSPRQVLITSNANQQVQIRPVTTCRPPFSTVTYKTGMSTIAANGTVRVLTTPIVSNIQISKHPAPLPDTPNYPTTPDLKLPPPAPSLKISKVSNGIVLSWNMNLSDKYADIVSYQLYAYQEVAGVNPSTSLWKKVGDVRALPLPMACTLTQFSEGNNYYFAVRAVDAHTRKGQYSIPGNISL; translated from the exons ATGGAGAAAGCAGAAACTGAAGTAGCGCATAATTCAGAATCTAGTTCTACAATCTCTTGTATTGATAGAATCGATATTGAACTATCAAAAGAGATTACTATTGATACTACTGATAATGAACtatcgaaagaaagagaagacgaGCTATTATTTGGTGCAGAAGAAGAAGGAGATGATGAAGATGTGTTATCTGATGATAGTTTGCGCTTAAGATTATCTGATGATGAAGATGTAGAACAAGAAGATAATATAACAAACTCTACAAATATTACGgaatttaaattgcaaaataaaaaaactg aataTGTAGATGACACAACTACAGAAAAACAATTATGCTCTGACATACAAcagattaatgaaaaaactgACAAGCctgataatgaaaaattggAGCAGAACTcag CAATTAAGGCTCCTCAAAATTCAGCATTATCCTTAGATGATACATCAGAAAAcaaacaaatacaaaataacatatataattcaaaaaagagCGATATGACTGTTAGTGCATCTAATGAAAAGTGTACTTTCAATTCTaagaaagatgtaaaaattactGTCACAAGCACTGAATGTTCAAATGCAGCATCTGAACAACATATAgtattgaaaaatgataatttatgtataaaaaatcatatacaaacaaataatCTTCAAAATGCAGAATCAATAACTcatattagtaataatttaaatgagatAATAAGCGATcataaagaaatgaatatcACAAACACTTCTGAGCTAAATAAATTGGATAATATAGACAGTAAGAGTCCTATTATAGATTCCTCTAAAGTTAATAATAGTGAAGAATTGCCTACACTTGCAATTGTTTCTAACAGTAATGATGATAATTTAAGCAACAAAGTAGTAGATAACGTTCTTAATGATGATGATCACtctgtaaaattatttgtcaaaattacTAATAATCAAGATGTGGATTTAATCATATCTGGTAATTTTGATGATTTATCTCGTAAAAATCTTGTTGAACATAAGGACAGAAATTCAGAACACGAAGATATAAAACAAAGCAAAAATGCATCAAAGATACAACctatagaaaaagaaacaaataatttattgatacaaaatcaaaataattcgCTCAGTATAAAAGACAGTAAAGAAGTAATAAACGAGGatcatgatattaataaaccTGTAATGCAAGTTATAAGTAACAATTCTACATCtacattacaaaatatattattagaacctattaatatagaaaagtCTGATAATGaggataaaagtataaatactacaaaaaggaaacgatcaagaaaaataattaatataaaagaagaatgtGGTGAAGAAGGAAAGCAAG aaaataaaGAGGGCGGACGACAAAAGAGGAGAACGGCTAGAAATGCAGAAGAgataatcagaaaaaaatatcttaatagcGATAGTGATTCTAACGATTCTGATACAGAACAGTTTGTAACAGTCAATTATAAATCGAATCAGGATATACATCCTGCATCACTCTCTTCATTAAAACGTAATTGTTCagataatgagatttttaatgGTATTAAGAAAGTGAAAATGAGTACCGATTCTGAGGAAAAGAATGATATTCCAAAATTAGCTTTTGTTGAGAAATTTTTCCAAAGGGatgctaaagaaaaattaccgAAACTTAAGCAGGAG GAACTGGAAGAACTTCTAATTCAGAAAATTGCCGAGACAATCACGATGCGTAGTGAACTCGGACAACTCAGAGAGCAAGCTCGCATATCGGAGAAATATCAGGAAGTAATGCGTACAAAGTTGCAGCAATTGACAAAGCAAGTGAAAGATTTTGAAACGGTTATAAGTCGTAACTCACTAGAGCGTCGTTCGAATCCCGACAAGCCTGTTGCAcctatcaaaataaatagatctGTAGGGTTACAAGTAAACTTCATAACG GAACATGGAATACAGAGTTTACGGCAGGTACAACAAACTTCGCATGTTAAGCCTGCGAACACCCCGAACAATATCAGTTCTTCAACAGCtgagttaaataataattcaacaaGACGCAGTGGAATTAAAACAAGATCGCCACGGCCTGTAGTGACTACGTCAACTTCTACAATCGCACAGAGTTCGATACAAACGGCGCCTCTTATTTCTACTGTGACACCAGCAGCTCTAGTTGTTGCTAAACCTTTGGAATCTTCACACACACTGACATTGTCTAGCCAGCCTCCTGGTCTTCAGCAAATTTTACCTCCC CCACAACAACAGATTCAACCACAACCACAACAAGCTATTGTTTTAAATGGTAAAATACAAAATCCTATAAATCGTCCCACAGTGATAACTTCAAAGCCAAAAAATAGCGACCTTATTGATCTGACagatgaagaagaaaaaaataaat cAGTGAATGTAAAAGGTACGACTATAACTACAACCTCTATATTCGAGCACCAATTGAATGCGCCGAAATATACACAATCCTTCCAAAGAGTAATACAAACAATACCAACAAACGTAGCAATTACGACGCAAGCAGCTagtattaaagtaataacACCTACTCAACCACCTGCCCTTGTA aGTAATATAAATCCGCCCAGGTTGGCATATGTGATGCAAAGTAGTGCAGGCTCACCAAGACAAGTACTAATAACATCAAATGCTAATCAGCAAGTACag atacgaCCAGTGACTACATGTAGACCACCTTTTTCAACTGTTACCTATAAGACAG gaaTGTCAACAATTGCTGCAAATGGTACTGTGCGCGTTCTAACCACGCCAATTGtgtcaaatatacaaataagtaag CATCCTGCGCCATTGCCGGATACTCCAAATTACCCAACAACACCTGATTTGAAACTTCCACCGCCAGCTCCATCGTTAAAGATTTCAAAAGTCTCGAATG GTATAGTGCTATCCTGGAATATGAATCTGTCAGATAAATATGCAGATATTGTTAGTTATCAATTGTACGCGTACCAAGAAGTTGCTGGTGTAAATCCTAGTACATCATTGTGGAAGAAAGTGGGAGATGTACGGGCATTGCCATTACCTATGGCGTGTACTTTGACTCAG
- the Wde gene encoding uncharacterized protein Wde isoform X2 — MEKAETEVAHNSESSSTISCIDRIDIELSKEITIDTTDNELSKEREDELLFGAEEEGDDEDVLSDDSLRLRLSDDEDVEQEDNITNSTNITEFKLQNKKTEYVDDTTTEKQLCSDIQQINEKTDKPDNEKLEQNSAIKAPQNSALSLDDTSENKQIQNNIYNSKKSDMTVSASNEKCTFNSKKDVKITVTSTECSNAASEQHIVLKNDNLCIKNHIQTNNLQNAESITHISNNLNEIISDHKEMNITNTSELNKLDNIDSKSPIIDSSKVNNSEELPTLAIVSNSNDDNLSNKVVDNVLNDDDHSVKLFVKITNNQDVDLIISGNFDDLSRKNLVEHKDRNSEHEDIKQSKNASKIQPIEKETNNLLIQNQNNSLSIKDSKEVINEDHDINKPVMQVISNNSTSTLQNILLEPINIEKSDNEDKSINTTKRKRSRKIINIKEECGEEGKQENKEGGRQKRRTARNAEEIIRKKYLNSDSDSNDSDTEQFVTVNYKSNQDIHPASLSSLKRNCSDNEIFNGIKKVKMSTDSEEKNDIPKLAFVEKFFQRDAKEKLPKLKQEELEELLIQKIAETITMRSELGQLREQARISEKYQEVMRTKLQQLTKQVKDFETVISRNSLERRSNPDKPVAPIKINRSVGLQVNFITEHGIQSLRQVQQTSHVKPANTPNNISSSTAELNNNSTRRSGIKTRSPRPVVTTSTSTIAQSSIQTAPLISTVTPAALVVAKPLESSHTLTLSSQPPGLQQILPPPQQQIQPQPQQAIVLNGKIQNPINRPTVITSKPKNSDLIDLTDEEEKNKLNVKGTTITTTSIFEHQLNAPKYTQSFQRVIQTIPTNVAITTQAASIKVITPTQPPALVSNINPPRLAYVMQSSAGSPRQVLITSNANQQVQIRPVTTCRPPFSTVTYKTGMSTIAANGTVRVLTTPIVSNIQISKHPAPLPDTPNYPTTPDLKLPPPAPSLKISKVSNGIVLSWNMNLSDKYADIVSYQLYAYQEVAGVNPSTSLWKKVGDVRALPLPMACTLTQFSEGNNYYFAVRAVDAHTRKGQYSIPGNISL, encoded by the exons ATGGAGAAAGCAGAAACTGAAGTAGCGCATAATTCAGAATCTAGTTCTACAATCTCTTGTATTGATAGAATCGATATTGAACTATCAAAAGAGATTACTATTGATACTACTGATAATGAACtatcgaaagaaagagaagacgaGCTATTATTTGGTGCAGAAGAAGAAGGAGATGATGAAGATGTGTTATCTGATGATAGTTTGCGCTTAAGATTATCTGATGATGAAGATGTAGAACAAGAAGATAATATAACAAACTCTACAAATATTACGgaatttaaattgcaaaataaaaaaactg aataTGTAGATGACACAACTACAGAAAAACAATTATGCTCTGACATACAAcagattaatgaaaaaactgACAAGCctgataatgaaaaattggAGCAGAACTcag CAATTAAGGCTCCTCAAAATTCAGCATTATCCTTAGATGATACATCAGAAAAcaaacaaatacaaaataacatatataattcaaaaaagagCGATATGACTGTTAGTGCATCTAATGAAAAGTGTACTTTCAATTCTaagaaagatgtaaaaattactGTCACAAGCACTGAATGTTCAAATGCAGCATCTGAACAACATATAgtattgaaaaatgataatttatgtataaaaaatcatatacaaacaaataatCTTCAAAATGCAGAATCAATAACTcatattagtaataatttaaatgagatAATAAGCGATcataaagaaatgaatatcACAAACACTTCTGAGCTAAATAAATTGGATAATATAGACAGTAAGAGTCCTATTATAGATTCCTCTAAAGTTAATAATAGTGAAGAATTGCCTACACTTGCAATTGTTTCTAACAGTAATGATGATAATTTAAGCAACAAAGTAGTAGATAACGTTCTTAATGATGATGATCACtctgtaaaattatttgtcaaaattacTAATAATCAAGATGTGGATTTAATCATATCTGGTAATTTTGATGATTTATCTCGTAAAAATCTTGTTGAACATAAGGACAGAAATTCAGAACACGAAGATATAAAACAAAGCAAAAATGCATCAAAGATACAACctatagaaaaagaaacaaataatttattgatacaaaatcaaaataattcgCTCAGTATAAAAGACAGTAAAGAAGTAATAAACGAGGatcatgatattaataaaccTGTAATGCAAGTTATAAGTAACAATTCTACATCtacattacaaaatatattattagaacctattaatatagaaaagtCTGATAATGaggataaaagtataaatactacaaaaaggaaacgatcaagaaaaataattaatataaaagaagaatgtGGTGAAGAAGGAAAGCAAG aaaataaaGAGGGCGGACGACAAAAGAGGAGAACGGCTAGAAATGCAGAAGAgataatcagaaaaaaatatcttaatagcGATAGTGATTCTAACGATTCTGATACAGAACAGTTTGTAACAGTCAATTATAAATCGAATCAGGATATACATCCTGCATCACTCTCTTCATTAAAACGTAATTGTTCagataatgagatttttaatgGTATTAAGAAAGTGAAAATGAGTACCGATTCTGAGGAAAAGAATGATATTCCAAAATTAGCTTTTGTTGAGAAATTTTTCCAAAGGGatgctaaagaaaaattaccgAAACTTAAGCAGGAG GAACTGGAAGAACTTCTAATTCAGAAAATTGCCGAGACAATCACGATGCGTAGTGAACTCGGACAACTCAGAGAGCAAGCTCGCATATCGGAGAAATATCAGGAAGTAATGCGTACAAAGTTGCAGCAATTGACAAAGCAAGTGAAAGATTTTGAAACGGTTATAAGTCGTAACTCACTAGAGCGTCGTTCGAATCCCGACAAGCCTGTTGCAcctatcaaaataaatagatctGTAGGGTTACAAGTAAACTTCATAACG GAACATGGAATACAGAGTTTACGGCAGGTACAACAAACTTCGCATGTTAAGCCTGCGAACACCCCGAACAATATCAGTTCTTCAACAGCtgagttaaataataattcaacaaGACGCAGTGGAATTAAAACAAGATCGCCACGGCCTGTAGTGACTACGTCAACTTCTACAATCGCACAGAGTTCGATACAAACGGCGCCTCTTATTTCTACTGTGACACCAGCAGCTCTAGTTGTTGCTAAACCTTTGGAATCTTCACACACACTGACATTGTCTAGCCAGCCTCCTGGTCTTCAGCAAATTTTACCTCCC CCACAACAACAGATTCAACCACAACCACAACAAGCTATTGTTTTAAATGGTAAAATACAAAATCCTATAAATCGTCCCACAGTGATAACTTCAAAGCCAAAAAATAGCGACCTTATTGATCTGACagatgaagaagaaaaaaataaat TGAATGTAAAAGGTACGACTATAACTACAACCTCTATATTCGAGCACCAATTGAATGCGCCGAAATATACACAATCCTTCCAAAGAGTAATACAAACAATACCAACAAACGTAGCAATTACGACGCAAGCAGCTagtattaaagtaataacACCTACTCAACCACCTGCCCTTGTA aGTAATATAAATCCGCCCAGGTTGGCATATGTGATGCAAAGTAGTGCAGGCTCACCAAGACAAGTACTAATAACATCAAATGCTAATCAGCAAGTACag atacgaCCAGTGACTACATGTAGACCACCTTTTTCAACTGTTACCTATAAGACAG gaaTGTCAACAATTGCTGCAAATGGTACTGTGCGCGTTCTAACCACGCCAATTGtgtcaaatatacaaataagtaag CATCCTGCGCCATTGCCGGATACTCCAAATTACCCAACAACACCTGATTTGAAACTTCCACCGCCAGCTCCATCGTTAAAGATTTCAAAAGTCTCGAATG GTATAGTGCTATCCTGGAATATGAATCTGTCAGATAAATATGCAGATATTGTTAGTTATCAATTGTACGCGTACCAAGAAGTTGCTGGTGTAAATCCTAGTACATCATTGTGGAAGAAAGTGGGAGATGTACGGGCATTGCCATTACCTATGGCGTGTACTTTGACTCAG